A DNA window from Camelina sativa cultivar DH55 chromosome 17, Cs, whole genome shotgun sequence contains the following coding sequences:
- the LOC104759660 gene encoding glucuronoxylan 4-O-methyltransferase 3-like — MRTKPPSSVNLKVIFIGCSILIFLIIFFARSNISSSKPISKTNLSQEEEPTHHHKPEACLTTSQQCTKMPLSLSDALVHYVTSNVTPQQTFDEVSVSKRVLDKKSPCNFLVFGLGHDSLMWASLNHGGRTLFIEEDKAWIAIVTKKFPNLESYHVVYDTKVKDSDKLMELGRSEEFYDTKWDLIMVDAPTGYHEEAPGRMSAIYTAGLLARNREDGETDVFVHDVNRPVEDEFSATFLCKGYMREQNGRLRHFTIPSHRARAGRPFCPVDVDRRR; from the exons atgagGACCAAACCTCCATCTTCCGTTAATCTCAAAGTCATATTCATAGGCTGCTCAATCTTGatctttctcatcatcttctttgcaAGATCAAACATCTCCTCTTCAAAGCCAATCTCCAAAACAAATCTCtcccaagaagaagaaccaactcATCACCATAAACCAGAAGCATGTCTAACAACATCACAACAATGCACAAAGATGCCACTTTCTTTATCCGACGCATTGGTTCACTACGTCACCAGTAACGTCACTCCACAGCAAACATTCGATGAAGTCTCTGTCTCAAAGAGAGTCTTGGACAAGAAGTCTCCTTGTAACTTCCTCGTCTTTGGCTTAGGTCACGACAGCTTAATGTGGGCATCTCTCAACCATGGTGGTCGTACCT TGTTTATTGAGGAAGACAAGGCTTGGATTGCTATAGTAACCAAGAAGTTCCCAAACTTGGAATCTTACCACGTAGTTTACGACACAAAAGTCAAAGATTCAGACAAACTCATGGAGCTAGGAAGATCAGAAGAGT TTTACGATACGAAATGGGATCTGATCATGGTCGACGCTCCAACTGGTTACCATGAAGAAGCTCCGGGGAGGATGAGTGCTATTTACACGGCGGGGCTTTTGGCTCGTAACCGTGAAGATGGTGAAACTGATGTTTTTGTTCACGACGTTAACCGTCCCGTGGAAGATGAGTTCTCGGCGACTTTCTTGTGTAAAGGTTACATGAGGGAGCAAAATGGGAGGCTTAGACATTTTACTATTCCTAGCCATCGGGCTCGAGCTGGACGACCTTTTTGTCCGGTGGATGTTGATCGCCGCCGTTAA